One segment of Polyangiaceae bacterium DNA contains the following:
- a CDS encoding alpha/beta fold hydrolase, with amino-acid sequence MGDATISYVDERPLDGSVDAPTLLLVHGTPTWSYLWRAPIAELRRTHRVIALDLPGFGDSTAPLSGGHAFSVGARLIAAFIERLGLRNLVVVMHATAGPMAIGAALADPARVRGLVITNSFAWPLLGSPGKLGKIARLVSSRFFAWFGVQSGLLGWITARFSRRNGRFSLEERRAIAAPLARRSVRAHLADVLASLRGDDRHLATLERDVGRSLAHIPALLLYGMHDNGYRAGFLARWQSLLPIHQVVLLERAGHFPPEDQPQEWTDAVTDFVARL; translated from the coding sequence TTGGGCGACGCCACGATCTCTTACGTCGACGAGCGCCCGCTCGACGGAAGCGTCGATGCGCCAACGCTGTTGCTGGTGCACGGCACGCCCACCTGGAGCTACTTGTGGCGCGCTCCCATCGCGGAGCTTCGACGCACCCATCGCGTGATTGCCCTGGACTTGCCTGGCTTCGGAGACTCCACGGCCCCACTGTCGGGCGGCCATGCGTTTTCTGTGGGCGCGCGCCTGATCGCCGCGTTCATCGAGCGCCTCGGGCTGCGCAACCTGGTCGTGGTCATGCACGCCACCGCCGGGCCGATGGCGATTGGCGCAGCCCTCGCCGATCCAGCGCGTGTCCGTGGGTTGGTGATCACGAATTCCTTCGCGTGGCCACTCCTCGGCAGCCCCGGCAAGCTCGGCAAGATCGCCCGGTTGGTGAGCAGTCGGTTCTTCGCTTGGTTTGGTGTGCAGAGCGGTCTCTTGGGCTGGATCACCGCACGCTTCAGTCGCCGCAACGGTCGCTTCTCCCTCGAAGAGCGACGAGCCATCGCAGCACCGCTGGCGCGCCGATCCGTGCGCGCGCACTTGGCGGACGTACTGGCTTCCCTGCGTGGTGACGACCGCCACCTAGCCACCTTGGAGCGAGATGTGGGTCGCAGCCTGGCGCACATTCCGGCGCTGCTTTTGTATGGCATGCACGACAACGGCTACCGCGCGGGATTCTTGGCGCGATGGCAGTCGCTGTTGCCAATTCACCAGGTGGTCCTGCTCGAGCGCGCCGGCCACTTTCCTCCCGAAGATCAGCCGCAAGAATGGACCGACGCCGTCACTGACTTCGTTGCGCGACTTTGA
- a CDS encoding RNA polymerase sigma factor, protein MTDDELAEYARRAIDGEREALEALVRRIQDPIYGLALRMLGNLEDAHDASQEALIRVVTRLGTFRGDSRFTTWVYRIAANTITDLLRKRARRLDFEQLAAQLGQPAPDASEPPRADASVLAKEVYLGCALGLLACLDDDQRLAFVLGEVMELDHAEASAVQAISEAAHRKRLSRARAALRAFLQPRCSIVNSDAPCRCAHQVPLNLALGRLRPDALRLAPHPCSAGAELLLDPKIRARALAAVDGVEKLLDALELLRHQPDYLAPQTLRRSISDVLASGSS, encoded by the coding sequence ATGACCGACGATGAACTAGCGGAGTACGCCCGGCGCGCGATCGATGGCGAGCGCGAAGCCCTCGAAGCGCTGGTGCGGCGCATTCAGGATCCGATCTACGGCTTGGCGTTGCGCATGCTCGGCAATCTGGAGGACGCCCACGACGCATCCCAAGAGGCACTGATCCGAGTCGTGACCCGCCTCGGCACTTTCCGCGGGGACAGTCGCTTCACCACCTGGGTCTATCGCATTGCGGCCAACACCATCACCGATCTGCTCCGCAAGCGCGCGCGCCGGCTGGACTTCGAGCAGCTCGCCGCACAGCTCGGGCAGCCAGCTCCGGACGCTTCCGAACCACCGCGGGCCGATGCGAGCGTGCTGGCCAAGGAAGTGTATCTCGGCTGCGCCTTGGGGCTGCTCGCGTGTCTCGACGACGATCAGCGCCTGGCCTTCGTGCTGGGCGAAGTGATGGAGCTGGATCACGCCGAAGCCAGCGCGGTGCAAGCCATCAGCGAGGCCGCGCATCGCAAGCGTCTGTCCCGCGCCCGCGCGGCGCTTCGCGCCTTTCTGCAACCGCGATGCTCCATCGTGAACTCCGACGCGCCCTGTCGCTGTGCGCACCAAGTGCCCCTGAACCTGGCGCTCGGGCGCCTACGTCCCGACGCGCTTCGGCTCGCGCCCCATCCGTGTTCCGCCGGCGCAGAGCTGCTGCTCGATCCGAAGATCCGCGCGCGCGCCCTCGCCGCCGTGGATGGCGTGGAAAAGCTCCTCGACGCCCTCGAGCTCCTACGCCACCAACCCGACTACCTGGCGCCCCAAACATTGCGCCGCAGCATCAGCGACGTGCTCGCGAGTGGGAGCAGCTGA